In the Chroococcidiopsis sp. SAG 2025 genome, one interval contains:
- a CDS encoding (2Fe-2S)-binding protein codes for MQTFIKVNGKQYTTDVEPRLLLVDFLRDILNLTGTKSGCDTGQCGACTVMLNGMSVKSCTVLAVQADGSDVVTIEGVAQNGQLSALQEGFWNMHGLQCGYCTPAMIMSLIDLLQNNPRPSEAEIRDWLDGIFCRCGVYPNAIRAVHYAVEKMQPESLTAKPESVTVNEFLPITRTANVSLKAKSQ; via the coding sequence ATGCAAACCTTCATCAAAGTCAATGGCAAACAGTATACGACAGACGTTGAGCCACGGTTGCTACTTGTGGATTTTCTCCGCGATATTCTAAATCTAACGGGAACAAAGAGTGGCTGCGATACGGGACAGTGTGGTGCTTGTACGGTAATGCTGAATGGAATGTCGGTAAAAAGCTGTACGGTCTTAGCAGTACAAGCTGATGGTAGCGATGTAGTGACAATTGAAGGCGTTGCTCAAAATGGTCAACTGAGTGCCTTGCAGGAAGGTTTCTGGAACATGCACGGTCTACAGTGTGGGTATTGCACGCCAGCTATGATTATGTCACTCATAGATCTATTACAAAATAACCCTAGACCTAGCGAAGCGGAAATCCGAGATTGGCTTGATGGTATCTTTTGCCGTTGTGGTGTCTACCCAAACGCGATTCGTGCCGTACATTATGCTGTGGAAAAAATGCAACCGGAATCTCTAACAGCTAAGCCAGAATCTGTAACGGTTAATGAGTTTTTACCAATTACACGAACAGCTAATGTATCCCTAAAGGCAAAAAGTCAATGA
- a CDS encoding NHLP leader peptide family RiPP precursor, with translation MTTAITNFTDILTKFPQVRKLWSNVNVTDFGPYYEALQTRLIDRIWNDELLKQEILTDPKAVFERESNITFPSNVEVRVLEEPEDTFYFVIPEAPPAEEQWYRYEQLATWWMLGHTWWTTYYYLCGAEKARAYRENLQALWIARIWTNEAFHEKIASNPKATFEAEMGAVFPPNLKIKTLQETSNLIYFILPKNPQVERLDKNSTMGQWWQVSHTWWWWLVNLRFRQPAKNTVTGIVS, from the coding sequence ATGACAACAGCTATTACTAATTTTACAGATATTCTAACTAAATTTCCTCAAGTTAGAAAATTGTGGTCAAATGTAAATGTTACAGATTTTGGACCTTACTACGAGGCTTTACAAACACGCTTGATCGATCGCATTTGGAATGATGAATTACTTAAGCAAGAAATACTAACCGATCCGAAAGCCGTTTTTGAACGAGAATCGAATATTACCTTTCCCAGCAACGTAGAAGTTAGGGTTTTAGAGGAACCAGAAGATACCTTTTACTTTGTGATTCCTGAAGCTCCGCCAGCAGAAGAGCAATGGTATCGGTACGAGCAACTTGCTACCTGGTGGATGTTGGGTCATACTTGGTGGACAACGTACTATTATCTTTGTGGTGCTGAGAAAGCAAGAGCTTACAGAGAGAACTTGCAAGCATTATGGATCGCTCGTATTTGGACAAATGAGGCTTTTCATGAGAAGATTGCCTCCAATCCAAAAGCGACGTTTGAAGCAGAAATGGGAGCAGTCTTTCCTCCCAACTTAAAGATTAAGACCCTACAGGAAACCTCAAATCTCATTTATTTCATCCTACCTAAAAATCCGCAAGTCGAGCGACTAGACAAAAATTCTACGATGGGGCAGTGGTGGCAAGTATCCCACACCTGGTGGTGGTGGTTGGTTAATTTACGTTTCCGACAGCCAGCAAAGAACACAGTAACAGGGATAGTTAGCTAA
- a CDS encoding SDR family oxidoreductase yields the protein MDLQNKVAIVTGASSGIGAAIAKSLDAAGMKLLITARSPEKLAELAAQMSNETAIVPGEITDSELPQHLVDVALEKLGRLDVVINNAGVMHMMSIEDADIEALCKMIRINFEAVVRMSYVALQYFKQQGSGYIINMSSISGLKTTPKLAVYDGTKHALEAFTDSLRMELAGSGIGVATVEPGAVATNLYDSWKSRGMKGYDELVPNPLQSEDVARCVRFILEQPGNILIPRLLAVPVAQPV from the coding sequence ATGGATTTACAAAATAAAGTAGCAATTGTTACAGGAGCTAGTAGCGGCATTGGAGCGGCGATCGCCAAAAGCTTAGACGCAGCGGGGATGAAGCTGTTGATTACAGCGCGCTCTCCAGAAAAACTGGCAGAACTTGCGGCTCAAATGAGCAATGAAACGGCGATCGTGCCAGGGGAAATCACTGATTCTGAATTGCCACAGCACTTGGTTGATGTAGCTTTAGAAAAATTGGGTCGTCTGGATGTTGTCATCAACAATGCTGGTGTAATGCATATGATGTCAATTGAGGATGCGGATATCGAAGCTCTGTGTAAAATGATCCGAATTAATTTTGAGGCTGTAGTGCGGATGAGTTACGTAGCGCTGCAATATTTCAAGCAACAAGGTAGTGGCTATATCATCAATATGTCTAGTATCTCTGGACTGAAAACGACTCCCAAGTTAGCTGTTTATGACGGTACTAAGCACGCCTTAGAAGCTTTTACTGATTCCTTGCGGATGGAGTTGGCTGGTTCTGGTATTGGTGTTGCCACAGTTGAGCCTGGTGCAGTTGCTACTAACCTGTATGACTCTTGGAAATCGCGTGGGATGAAAGGTTATGACGAGCTTGTGCCAAACCCACTTCAGAGCGAGGATGTGGCTCGTTGTGTTCGATTTATTTTGGAGCAACCAGGTAATATTCTGATTCCTAGACTTTTAGCTGTACCAGTAGCTCAGCCAGTATAG